A window of Fundidesulfovibrio magnetotacticus genomic DNA:
GATGCGGATGTCCACGTCGCGCACCTCGCCTCCAGCGGCCAAGTGGCGGCAGCGGGCCACGCGCCCGCCGCCTTCCCGGCACCGCTCGAGGGTCTCCAGGGTGCACAGAGGCCCGTCTTGGCAGATGTCCCCCAGGCCGCGGAAGCCGATCTCACCGGGCGTCCAGCCGTAGAAGGCCAGGGCCGCGTCGTTGGCGTCGAGCACCTGGAGGGTCTCGGGGTCCAGCACGAGCATCACGGCCAGATGAAGGCGGAAGAGCCCCTCGAAAAGACACCCGGAATGGGGTTCGATCATGAGTCGTGCGGCTCCAGACCGGCCTGGCGCACGAGGCTCGAATGGAAGGCGAAGCTCGAACGGATGTGGTTCTTCACGTAGTACATGGCCTGGTCGGCCATCTTCACCAGCTCCCAGGGGTCCTGGCCGTCGTCGGGGTAGAGGCTTATGCCCACGCTGCCTCCGGGGCCCTGCGCCCCGCCCAGGCTCGCGTAAGGCTGACCCAGAGCCCGGATGATCTTGCGCGACACCTCCGCCGCGCCCGCCCCGCCCATCTGGCCCGGCAGCACCACCACGAACTCGTCGCCGCCCACCCGGGCCACCGTGTCCGAGGCGCGCACCTGCGCCAGCACCCGCGCCGCCGCCTCCTTGAGCACCTCGTCGCCCACGGCGTGGCCCAGACGGTCGTTGACGGGCTTGAAATTGTCCAGGTCCAGAAAGAGCACCGCGACCTTCACCCCGTCGCGCCGGGCCGACTCGATGGTTCGCGACAGGCGGTCCATGAGCAGGTGCCGGTTGGCCAGCCCGGTCAGCGCGTCGTGCAGTGAGGCGTGGCGCGCCGCCTCCTCCATGTTCTTGGCCCCGGTGATGTCCTGGAGGATGCCGTCGTAGAAGGCCACGCGCCCGAAGGCGTCCCGGCGGATCACGGGGGTGTTGCGAACCCAGCGTTCAGAGCCGTCCTTGTGCAGGATGCGATGCTCCAGGGCCGGGGCGGACTCGCCCCGCAACAGGCGCGCCGCCTGCTCCAGAACCGCCGCCCGGTCCTCCTCGTGCACCATGCGGTACCACAGGAGGGGATCGGCCGCGTACTCCTCGGCCGTGTAGCCCGTCAGACGGACGCAGCCCTCGCCGTGGGTCGTCTCCACGGCCCGGCCGTCCTCCACCCGCACGGTGTAGACGTAGTTGGTCACGGTCTCCAAAAGCCTTCGGTAGCGCTCCTCGGACTCATGCACCGCATGCAGCGCCTCCTCCAGATGCGCGGCACGCATCCGGAGCGCTTCCAACTCGGCATGGAGTTCCTCATGGCTGCGGCATGCTTCGCTCATGATTCGCTTGTTGCTCCATCACGGCCCCGCCGTCAACGCCCTGGAGCACGAAACAAGGCCTACGTCCTCGACGCGCTTGAAAAAGAAGACCGGGACGGGTATCCCTCGCCCACCGACAAGCAAAGACAACAAGGAGAAACTCCATGAAAGACGAACTCAAGCCCAGACACTACGAATTCATCCGCACCAAGTCCCCCGGCGTCATCGAGGCCGTGGAGGCCCTGGGCAAGGCCGTGCGCGACGCCGGCCCCCTCGACGAGAAAACCGTGCTCCTCATCCAGCTGGGCGCGGCCGCCGCCAACCGCTCCGAAGGCTCCGTGCTCTCCCACGCCCGCCGCGCCCTCAACGCCGGAGCGAGCCTCGACGAAGTGTACCACGCCCTCACCGGGCTCACCTCCACCATCGGCTTCCCCGCCGTGGCCGCCGCCATCAGCTGGGTGCGCAAAGCCCTCGACAACGACTAACCCCCCGCTCCGAGCCCCGGCCATGCCAACACGTCCCGGCAGCAGGAACGACTTCCTGAGAGACCCCTCCCTGCCCTTCCTGGAATCGCGCGAATCCAGCATCAACGGCAGGCCTTTCGGACTCCACGCCCACGACACCTACTCCGTCTCCGTGGTGGAAGGGGGCTCCACGTTCCTCCAATGCCGCGACGCCATGTGGCTGGCCGGGCCGGGCTCGGCGGTCTTCCTCCCCCCGGGCGAACCCCACGCCTGCAACCCGCAGCCCGGCGGCCCCCTGCGCTACCACAAGCACTACATCGACCGCGCCTGGCTCGAAGACCGCCTCCCCGGCCTGCCCCGCGCCTTGGACCACCGCCAGCCCGCCATCCTCGACGACCCGGCCCTCGCCCGGGCCTTCGCCCGCTTCCACCGGTCACCACCCGGCGAACACAGGCTCCCCCTGCTCCTCCTCGCCCTGGAACGACTCTTCGCCGGACACCACGCCACGCCCGTGCAGGGCGGCAAACCCCGCGCCCAACGCCGCGCCGCGCTCCAGGCCGCGCGCATCCTGGCCAGCCGCCCCGCCGAACGCATCCCACTGGCGCAACTGGCCACATCCTGCGGCGTCTCACCCTGCCACCTTCCCCGCATCTTCCGCGAAACACACGCCACCACCCCACACGCCTACGCCAACCAACTGCGCGTCGACCTGGCCAAACAGCTCCTCTCGCAAGGCAAACCCATCGCGGAAGTGGCCGCCGAAGCAGGCTTCGCCGACCAAAGCCACCTCAACCGCGTCTTCCGCCGCTACGCCGGAGCCACCCCCAGGGAATACCAGGGGCGCTGACTTCCCCGGCGGGGCTCCGCCCCGCACCCCGGCGATTGCTTCGCGTCGGCGGGAGGGGCGGCAGGGCCAGGCGGCGGGGCGGTTGGAGAATATGCCTCCGGCGGGCAAAGGGCTACGCCCTCTGCACTCCCACTCCGCTTCGCGGGCTTCACCGGCGACGACAGTCTTGCCTGCAAGACCCTTGCGGTTGCGCCGCCTTTCGCGCGGGAATTCGCGCAAAGCCGCGAATCCCCGCGCGGGGGGCCGTGGCGCTTCGCGCCAGGATTTCGAGCAAGATCCA
This region includes:
- a CDS encoding sensor domain-containing diguanylate cyclase, with protein sequence MSEACRSHEELHAELEALRMRAAHLEEALHAVHESEERYRRLLETVTNYVYTVRVEDGRAVETTHGEGCVRLTGYTAEEYAADPLLWYRMVHEEDRAAVLEQAARLLRGESAPALEHRILHKDGSERWVRNTPVIRRDAFGRVAFYDGILQDITGAKNMEEAARHASLHDALTGLANRHLLMDRLSRTIESARRDGVKVAVLFLDLDNFKPVNDRLGHAVGDEVLKEAAARVLAQVRASDTVARVGGDEFVVVLPGQMGGAGAAEVSRKIIRALGQPYASLGGAQGPGGSVGISLYPDDGQDPWELVKMADQAMYYVKNHIRSSFAFHSSLVRQAGLEPHDS
- a CDS encoding carboxymuconolactone decarboxylase family protein, with amino-acid sequence MKDELKPRHYEFIRTKSPGVIEAVEALGKAVRDAGPLDEKTVLLIQLGAAAANRSEGSVLSHARRALNAGASLDEVYHALTGLTSTIGFPAVAAAISWVRKALDND
- a CDS encoding helix-turn-helix transcriptional regulator, with product MPTRPGSRNDFLRDPSLPFLESRESSINGRPFGLHAHDTYSVSVVEGGSTFLQCRDAMWLAGPGSAVFLPPGEPHACNPQPGGPLRYHKHYIDRAWLEDRLPGLPRALDHRQPAILDDPALARAFARFHRSPPGEHRLPLLLLALERLFAGHHATPVQGGKPRAQRRAALQAARILASRPAERIPLAQLATSCGVSPCHLPRIFRETHATTPHAYANQLRVDLAKQLLSQGKPIAEVAAEAGFADQSHLNRVFRRYAGATPREYQGR